The genomic stretch ACAAGGGGAGCGATTGACAGATATCTCTACTTCATAGTTCGTTGACAGAAGGGTTATATACAGATGTAGATATCTCGTTTCACCTTTCACAAAGATCTCGCCTTAACTAAATTTCTGTCAAACATTCATTTAGAAATACATCATAATTCATCATGCAAGGACCGACTAACGAACCAATTGCCATCATAGGTACCGGCTGTCGGTTCCCTGGGGGCTCCAACACGGCTTCCAAACTTTGGGACTTGTTGAAAGAGCCAAAGGACGTGTCAAAGGAGATCCCCGCTGACCGCTTCAATCTGGATCGCTTCTATCACAAAGACAGTAGCCACCATGGCACAGCTAACGTTCGGCGTTCTTACCTTCTCGACGAAGATGTCCGCCTCTTTGACACCCAGTTCTTTGGAATATCTCCTGGGGAAGCACAGGCTATGGACCCGCAGCACCGTGTCCTTCTCGAGGTTGTGTATGAGGCCATCGAATCTGCTGGGAAGACTATTCATGGCCTTCACAACTCTGACACGGCTGTGTATGTTGGGCTGATGTGCACTGACTATTATGTCATTCAAGCTGCCGATCTCAATTCGGTGCCGACATACAATGCGACTGGTGTTGCCAATAGTAATGCATCTAGCCGTGTTTCCTACTTTTTCAATTGGCATGGTCCATCAATGGTAAGTTTGCTTGATCGACACCCCTTTGTTGGCAAGATACTTACTATCTTTGACACAGACCATTGACACAGCTTGCTCTTCAAGCTTGGTTGCGGTCCATGAAGCCGTTCAGGCTTTACGTAATGGCACATCCAGAATGGCTGTTGCCTGCGGCACAAACCTGATTTTGTCGCCTCTGCCATTCATCTCGGAGAGTAACCTTAGCATGCTTTCACCCACTGGCAAATCCCGCATGTGGGATGCTGATGCCGATGGCTGTGAGTTTCCCTCCACTTGATGTTAATGGATGTGATATCTAACCTAGTTAATCTTTGTTACAGACGCCCGAGGTGAAGGAGTAGCAGCTGTAGTCCTTAAGCCGCTCAGCGCAGCTATCGAAGACAACGACGTGATCGAATGCATCATTCGTGAAGTCGGTGTCAACCAAGATGGCAAAACCAGGGGCATCACAATGCCCAGCGCTCAAGCCCAAGCTTCTCTCATCCGTCAGACCTACGCCAAGGCCGGACTTGATCCTGCTACACCAGAGGGTCGATGCCAGTTCTTTGAAGCCCACGGGACTGGAACACCAGCAGGTGACCCGCAAGAGGCTGAAGCATTGAAGACAGCGTTCTTTCCTAATGAGACAGACTCCGTTACAAATGGAACGAACGGATGCCTGAGCGAATCCGACAACCTCCTAGTAGGTTCCACCAAGACCGTCATCGGTCACACAGAAGGAACAGCCGGTTTGGCAGGACTGATTAAAGCCTGTATGGCTTTGAAGCACGGTGGTAAGTGCGCCTTCTGATCCTTCCATGTACAGTACTCTGACCAGGTCTGTAGCTGTTCCACCAAACTTGCTCTTCAATCGACTCAATCCTGCACTCGAACCATTCACCAAGCACTTGAACATTCCAACTAGTCTAATGCCTTGGCCTAAGCTTTTGCCTAAAGTGCCACGCAGAGCTAGTGTCAACAGTTTTGGCTTCGGTGGTACAAACGCACACGCCATTCTAGAAGCCTACTCTCGGGCCTCTCAGAATGGTTTCGATACAGCATCCCCAAGTCCCGTTGTACTGCTCGCGATCCCATTCGTTttctctgctgcttctgAGACTTCACTGAGGGGTGTGTTGGAAGGCTTCCTGGACTACTTGAACACATTCAAGCAGAAAGACGAAAGCTTAGACTTGGCAAGCCTCGCTTATATCCTAAGCACTAAGCGCACGGTGCTTTCACAGAGAGTGTCTATCACGGCATTGACATTTGAACAGCTTGTTGAGAAGGTCCAAGCTGTTTTGGATAATTCCGCAAGTTCGGTAGTTGGGTCTAAAGCCGCAACACTCAGTCATCTAGCCCTTTTGGGAGTCTTCACTGGACAGGGCGCGCAATGGGCGACCATGGGCACGAAGCTTATGCGCTCTAACCCGCTGGCACAGGCTGTCATTCAGGATCTAGATGCAGTTTTGGCGAGTCTCCCAGAATGCCACCGCCCACGTTGGAGCTTGGGAAGGGAGTTGCTGGCCGACACAACATCTCGGATCAAAGAAGCCGAGTTATCCCAGCCCCTGTGTACCGCCGTCCAGATTatgcttgttgatcttctcaaggccaacggTGTGCAGTTCCAAGGGGTAGTTGGGCACTCTTCTGGAGAGATCGCTGCTGCTTATGCTGCCGGATTTGTCTCCTCGGCTGATGCGATCAAGATCGCCTACTATCGTGGCTACTTCGCCAAGCTTGCCAGTGGCTCATCATCGACCGGCAAGGGCAGCTCCGTCAAAggatccatgatggcagtgGGGACAACGTACGAGGATGCAATTGAGCTTTGTCAGTTGGAAGACTTCCGAGGACGTATTTCCCTGGCTGCCCACAACGGTCCGAATAGTGTCACCCTGTCTGGAGACTCTGACGCCATTGATCAGGCACATTTCATCTTTtccgaggaagagaagaagtttgCCCGTCTACTCAAAGTCGACACCGCATACCATTCTAGCCACATGCAACCTTGCATCTCTCCCTATACGGAGGCCCTTCAAGCATGTGGCATAGTCGTTCAACAACCAGCTTCAGATGCACCCAAATGGTTCTCGAGCGTTCGCTCCGGGACGCCAGTATTGGACATGGATGGCCTCGACTGTCAGTACTGGGTCGACAATTTGTTGAGTCCTGTCCTGTTCCATGAGGCCGTCCAAGGCTGTCTTGGCTCATCTGATACATACAACGCTATCCTTGAGATCGGTCCACATGCAGCACTAAAGGGTCCTTTAGATGAGTCTGTGCTTGAACTTATGGGTAGCAAGCTCCCATACACATCTGCTTTAGTCAGAGGGAAGGATGACATCGAGTCATTCTCGACGGCGCTGGGCTTTCTGTGGACTCAATTCGGTAACCAGTGCGTGGAACTGGGAGCTTTCCAGAAGCGAGTATCCAAAGAAACTGGCTTCGAGCTATCCAGTACCATGGATGACTTACCGACCTATGCATGGACCCATGATAAACCGCTCTGGGCAGAGTCAAGATCGACCAAGTTGTTCCGCACTATGCCTGGAAGCTTTCATGATCTCCTTGGTATCCAGACCGCGGACGGCACGGCCGAGGAGTGGCGTTGGCAGAACATTCTCAAGACGAAGGAACTACCCTGGATGGTAGGACATGCTCTTCAGGGACAGATCGTGTTTCCAGGCACGGGATACATCGCTCTGGCTATGGAGGCGAGTCTTCAGATTGCGCAAGGGAGACCAGTCAGCAAGATTGACGTCTATGACCTGGAGATCAGGAAGGCCATTGCTGTTAACGAGTCAGCAACTGGAACTGAGTTATTGGTCACAATGACAAGTGTTTCTCCCATCAATCCCGATGTTGAAACAATCACGGCAGACTTCGCAACGTACTCGACCATCAGTCGCGAGTCTGGGTCTATGGCTCTGAACTGCTGTGGTAAGGTTTGCATTTTCTTGCAGACAGATACCATCACTACGATGGACGGTGAGGGTGATGCAGCAGAACAATTTGCTGCTCGAGCTACCCCTGTCCCAGGCATGGGTGACATTGACGTTGAGAGGTTCTACTCTGCTATGCAACACGATCTCGGATACATGTACTCTGGACCTTTCAGAGGACTTAGTCGACTTTCGCGCAAACTGGGTTCTTCTGAAGGGTCAATTCGGCGACCACCATTTAGCGAGGGTGGTAGTGAGACGACCTTGATCTTCCATCCAGGTATGCTCGACAACGCTTTGCAGGGCCTGTTTGCCGCATATAGTGCTCCAGGCGATGGACGATTGTGGTCTATGAGAGCGCCTACTGCCTGTCAAAGAGTCTCGCTGGTACCATCGCTTTGTGGCCGCAACATGACAGAGGAAGTTGACTTTGACTGCACCCTCACAGACTCACGCGATGATTTTATCACAGGCGATGTCGAGGTGTATGCTTTAGGGTACTCTCAACGAATTATCGAGATAGAGGGGCTGAGCTTTTCACCCTTCGCTGCAGCCACTGAGAGAGACGACAGACAACTGTTCCAAGAGCAGATTTGGTATGTCAACGAGGCAGACGGTCCTCTAGTACTGGGTGACATGGCCCCAACCTTTGAGGAAAGGACCAAGGCTTTGGATGCTGAGCGAGCTGCCTTCTTCTatctcaagaagcttcatCTATCTGTCCCATCCGGCCAGCGCAGTCAATTGCCCTGGTACCGCCAGTCCCTGCTGGACAATGCAGAGCGACTTTACGATCTTGTCTGCAGTGGAAAGCACAGTTATGCACCCCAGTCCTGGATTCAGGAcaccgaggaggatgttTACGCTATGATGGAGAGTTACGGGCCTCAAGACGCCGACTTTaacttgaccaaggctgTGGGTGAAAACCTACCACTCCCCGATGTGATCAAGGGGGACACCAACATTCTTCAATATATGACGCAGAACAACTATCTGGACCGCTACTACACACATGCCATTGGATTTGGCTGGctcaacatcttgatctcTGGGGTCGTCGGTCAGATCGCTGACAAGCATCCAAAGATGAGATTCTTAGAGATCGGTGCTGGCACAGGTGGTGCAACAGGTGCTGTACTTGACCGCATTGGACAAGCATACTCATCTTACACGTACACCGATATCTCCAGCGGCTTCTTTGAACGCGCAGTGGACAAGTTCCAGGATCATGCCGGCAAAATGCTATTCAAGATGCTGGACATTGAGAAAGACCCGGTGAGCCAAGGCTTTGCCGAGCATAGCTACGACATTATTTTGGCCGCGAATGTCCTTCATGCCACCAAGAGTTTGACCGAGACTTTGCAGAACACCCGACGGCTGTTGAAGCCCGGTGGCTTCTTGGTGCTCATGGAGATCTTGGGTAACGATGTGATGCGAATCGGTCTAGTCATGGGTGGATTACCAGGATGGTGGGTTGGCAAGGACGACGGTCGACGATGGGGCCCGACCATCACACTCGAAGAGTGGGATACTCTCTTGAAGGGAACAGGATTTGCCGGGGTCGATACCAATACGCCAATGCCGGATAAGGTGCAGATGCCAGGATCGGTGTTTATGGCACAAGCCGTGGACGATCGCATTGCCAAGTTGCGAGATCCTCTTCAACATGATGCGCTACCTTCCGCAGCATCAGATCACGTCAATGGCGTCCAGAATGGGCACACACCCTCCCCTGTCATCTTAAAAGGAACGTCCCACCTCGCAGTTATTGGGGGCAGTTCAACTTCAGGGAGCAAGCTGACAAGTGAGATTATCCGCGTACTGAGTCCCCTTTTCGCCGAGATCATCCACATTCCCCAGGTCAACAGCAAAgacgccatcaccaagattCCTAGCAATGTAGACCTGCACATTCTTTCTCTGGTCGAATGCGACATTGGTGGCACATTCTTCCACAACATCACTATTACAGCGTGGCAAAACTTCCAGCAGCTCTTGGCCACGTCGCCTACCAGTTTGCTTTGGGTAGTACCCAACACCCGCAGTGGAAACCCTCTGGGCGCAATTGGAACTGGTCTCTTCCGGTCTCTCTTTTACGAGATTCCCGAGACCCGGTTCCAGGTCTTGGATTTGGACGAGAAGGCTACTGGAGATCTCAGTGGCTGTGCGGGTTTGATCGCGAGGCTCATGCAGCAGTTGAGGCTAGCAGCGGATACTTCGTCCACGAAGGGTCCATCTGCGTTGACTCCCGACACTTCGGAAGATGGTCTCCAGTCTGTCAATGACGGCACTGCTACAGCAGAGATGCTGTGGACTGTTGAGCCTGAACTGTATCTCCATGACGGCCGGTTGTACATCAGCAGAGTGCGTCTTCAGAAAGAGCAGAACGACCGTTACAACTCATGGAGGCGGCCCATCTTACGGCTTACTGGATCAGACCACAGCGCAGATCCGTCGCAGTCGTCATCCTCTCTCGGTCGGCAGACATCTCTAGAGCTGCAGTGGAAAGACGACGCTTACTACAACCTGAAAGAGATCAACTCCTTTGCCCAGGCAATCTCGACTGATTCCGCTACCATCGATGTCTCATGCTCGTTGGCTTCCTGTCTGAAGACTCCCGCAGGATTATTCTTTGTCCATGTCGGCACAGACGTCAATAcaggcgagaagaagctttgCTTGTCGACTGAGAACAGATCTCGAGTGACGGTACACAGCAGTTGGACAGAGACACTGAAGCAGGAGCATGACGTGGCAGATGGTCAATACATGTCATTCATTGTGGCTGATATGATCGTGCAACAACTCATGTACATGCTGCCCCCAACCGGAACACTCTTGCTTCACGAGCCTGACCCAGGTCTGGCTTCACTTCTCACCCGACAGTTGGCCAACATTGGACGCAAAGTTGTCTTTACCACGACTAGATCTGATAAGTCGACGAACTTACTCTCCAAGGCTAACTGGATCTTCATGCACCCTCGCTTGAACAAGCGACTCATTGAATCCACGCTTCCAGATGGAGTCACGTTCTTCATCGATTGTGGCCAAGCCGAAGATGTGATTCATGAGGGCTCTCACGCCAAGGATCATGGATTGGGCCTACGTCTACGCAATTCACTGTCGCGAACTTGTATCAAGATGGCGTTGCAAGATCTAACGTCTCGCACTGCGTCGGTCGCACCCCAGGAAGCAACGGAAGAAGTGGTCAAGCTCCTACACAGGATCACCACCTTTGCAGCAGCTCAATTGAACTCTGTCCCCGACGGTGCTCCATTGAAGGTTGCATCGTTGACCGAGATCGTTTCGAGGGCGAAGACCAGGGCATTGGCGACCGCAGAAGGTTGTTCGACTGGACCATTCTGCTTGGTCAATTGGCATGCTGAGAACCAAGTACCAGTCTCGGTAGCACCTGTCTGGGACCGAGATGACCTCTTCCGATTTGACCGAACTTACTGGATGTTGGGTCTAACTGGTGATCTTGGAAGGTCACTGGCAGAGTTTATGATCTCGCGTGGAGCTCGACATGTTGTGCTGAGTAGTCGTACGCCACAGCCAGATGAGATATGGGTAGAAcgacaacaaaagaaatacGGAGCGACTGTTGTGTATATTGCGGTGTAAGTACCCAGCCTTGCTTCTATACTCCGTTCCGATATCTTGGTTCTAACCTTTTGTACAGGGATCTCACCAGCCTGGATTCAGTTCAGAAGGCTCATGGGCAGATCGTTACATCCATGCCACCATTGGCTGGTGTAGCTAACGgtgccttggtcttgaaagACAGCTCAGTAGCCAAAATGACCATCGACCAACTCCAAGCAGTCCTTCGTCCCAAGGTCGACGGAACTCTACATCTTCAGAGTGTCGTAGACGCCAATTCGGGATCTAAACAGCAGCCCTTGGACTGGTTCATCGCCTTCAGTTCCATCGTTGGCACAACAGGCAATCTGGGCCAAGCCGCTTACTCAGCTGCCAACGGCTTCCTGAAAGCATGGGTGTCCCAACAGCGGTCCAAATTTGGTCACAATGCGGCTGTAATCGACATCGGTCGTGTTCTGGGCGTCGGATATGTGGAACGAGAGACTCAAAGCAACTCGGGGCGTTTGACGCGCGAGCAAACCGACCGGCTGATGAACCGTACAGGAACGCTAGCCATGAGCGAGACTGATCTCCATCAGCTATTCGCCGAAGCTGTCATTTCTGCTGACCACTGTTCTGCATCGGACGCGGGCTTGTCAGTGGGTGCTCGAGACGCTGAGCTCATCACAGGAATCGCCCCCATCTCGTCTGCACaggctgaagatgttttCTGGGCACGCAATCCAAGATTTGGACTGCTAGTTATTGATTCTAACGCTGCAGTTGACAGTGACGACCAGGACGGAAAGGGATCGGAACGAAGACAAGTTCCTGTCAAGACTCAGCTTGCGGCAGCCAGCACACCACAAGAGGTAACTACTGTATTGATCTGTAAGTTTCCCAACTCTCATCCAACTTCTTATGCTGTACATAGGCTAACACGCTATCCAGCTTGCATTGTTACGAAACTGCGCGCGTCGCTCTTTTTGTCAGCATCCGATAACTTCTCCGAGACAGTCGCCCTTGTGGAACAGGGTGTGGACAgccttgttggtgttgacattCGCACATGGTGCATCAAAGAGCTTGAAGTCGATGTACCAGTTTTGAAGATCTTGGGTGGTGCATCAGTTGTGGATTTGGCAGATTATATTTTGGAGTCGTTACCAGTGAAAGACAAATCTAAATAAGTGAAGACACGAGTAGGAAACAAGATGGTCTCAACGCTTTAGGGTAGGGAATAAATAGGTAAACcaggcctcagggtatcagaaaaattgaccgctgggagcataagacataaaattattaggacatcttatggcccttagactaagctttttagactacttatttttataccctaagacttaagaggccaacttttctgctacccactagccaGGATCATGGTCTAAACATTGGAGCAAGAAAATAGAGAGTAATGATGATTACCTCCCCCATTATTATCTAGTTCTTGACCGCAACTCGACGTAGGGCAAATCACAAATTACCATATTTTCGTATTTCTCCCATGACTGAAGATTCGATTACTACTAAAACTAAATGTCCATCTGTTACGAAATCTTTATCTCAATGCTTGCGATGCCAATGTCAGTGGTATTCCAGAATAGG from Fusarium pseudograminearum CS3096 chromosome 1, whole genome shotgun sequence encodes the following:
- the PKS9 gene encoding PKS9, with amino-acid sequence MQGPTNEPIAIIGTGCRFPGGSNTASKLWDLLKEPKDVSKEIPADRFNLDRFYHKDSSHHGTANVRRSYLLDEDVRLFDTQFFGISPGEAQAMDPQHRVLLEVVYEAIESAGKTIHGLHNSDTAVYVGLMCTDYYVIQAADLNSVPTYNATGVANSNASSRVSYFFNWHGPSMTIDTACSSSLVAVHEAVQALRNGTSRMAVACGTNLILSPLPFISESNLSMLSPTGKSRMWDADADGYARGEGVAAVVLKPLSAAIEDNDVIECIIREVGVNQDGKTRGITMPSAQAQASLIRQTYAKAGLDPATPEGRCQFFEAHGTGTPAGDPQEAEALKTAFFPNETDSVTNGTNGCLSESDNLLVGSTKTVIGHTEGTAGLAGLIKACMALKHGAVPPNLLFNRLNPALEPFTKHLNIPTSLMPWPKLLPKVPRRASVNSFGFGGTNAHAILEAYSRASQNGFDTASPSPVVLLAIPFVFSAASETSLRGVLEGFLDYLNTFKQKDESLDLASLAYILSTKRTVLSQRVSITALTFEQLVEKVQAVLDNSASSVVGSKAATLSHLALLGVFTGQGAQWATMGTKLMRSNPLAQAVIQDLDAVLASLPECHRPRWSLGRELLADTTSRIKEAELSQPLCTAVQIMLVDLLKANGVQFQGVVGHSSGEIAAAYAAGFVSSADAIKIAYYRGYFAKLASGSSSTGKGSSVKGSMMAVGTTYEDAIELCQLEDFRGRISLAAHNGPNSVTLSGDSDAIDQAHFIFSEEEKKFARLLKVDTAYHSSHMQPCISPYTEALQACGIVVQQPASDAPKWFSSVRSGTPVLDMDGLDCQYWVDNLLSPVLFHEAVQGCLGSSDTYNAILEIGPHAALKGPLDESVLELMGSKLPYTSALVRGKDDIESFSTALGFLWTQFGNQCVELGAFQKRVSKETGFELSSTMDDLPTYAWTHDKPLWAESRSTKLFRTMPGSFHDLLGIQTADGTAEEWRWQNILKTKELPWMVGHALQGQIVFPGTGYIALAMEASLQIAQGRPVSKIDVYDLEIRKAIAVNESATGTELLVTMTSVSPINPDVETITADFATYSTISRESGSMALNCCGKVCIFLQTDTITTMDGEGDAAEQFAARATPVPGMGDIDVERFYSAMQHDLGYMYSGPFRGLSRLSRKLGSSEGSIRRPPFSEGGSETTLIFHPGMLDNALQGLFAAYSAPGDGRLWSMRAPTACQRVSLVPSLCGRNMTEEVDFDCTLTDSRDDFITGDVEVYALGYSQRIIEIEGLSFSPFAAATERDDRQLFQEQIWYVNEADGPLVLGDMAPTFEERTKALDAERAAFFYLKKLHLSVPSGQRSQLPWYRQSLLDNAERLYDLVCSGKHSYAPQSWIQDTEEDVYAMMESYGPQDADFNLTKAVGENLPLPDVIKGDTNILQYMTQNNYLDRYYTHAIGFGWLNILISGVVGQIADKHPKMRFLEIGAGTGGATGAVLDRIGQAYSSYTYTDISSGFFERAVDKFQDHAGKMLFKMLDIEKDPVSQGFAEHSYDIILAANVLHATKSLTETLQNTRRLLKPGGFLVLMEILGNDVMRIGLVMGGLPGWWVGKDDGRRWGPTITLEEWDTLLKGTGFAGVDTNTPMPDKVQMPGSVFMAQAVDDRIAKLRDPLQHDALPSAASDHVNGVQNGHTPSPVILKGTSHLAVIGGSSTSGSKLTSEIIRVLSPLFAEIIHIPQVNSKDAITKIPSNVDLHILSLVECDIGGTFFHNITITAWQNFQQLLATSPTSLLWVVPNTRSGNPLGAIGTGLFRSLFYEIPETRFQVLDLDEKATGDLSGCAGLIARLMQQLRLAADTSSTKGPSALTPDTSEDGLQSVNDGTATAEMLWTVEPELYLHDGRLYISRVRLQKEQNDRYNSWRRPILRLTGSDHSADPSQSSSSLGRQTSLELQWKDDAYYNLKEINSFAQAISTDSATIDVSCSLASCLKTPAGLFFVHVGTDVNTGEKKLCLSTENRSRVTVHSSWTETLKQEHDVADGQYMSFIVADMIVQQLMYMLPPTGTLLLHEPDPGLASLLTRQLANIGRKVVFTTTRSDKSTNLLSKANWIFMHPRLNKRLIESTLPDGVTFFIDCGQAEDVIHEGSHAKDHGLGLRLRNSLSRTCIKMALQDLTSRTASVAPQEATEEVVKLLHRITTFAAAQLNSVPDGAPLKVASLTEIVSRAKTRALATAEGCSTGPFCLVNWHAENQVPVSVAPVWDRDDLFRFDRTYWMLGLTGDLGRSLAEFMISRGARHVVLSSRTPQPDEIWVERQQKKYGATVVYIAVDLTSLDSVQKAHGQIVTSMPPLAGVANGALVLKDSSVAKMTIDQLQAVLRPKVDGTLHLQSVVDANSGSKQQPLDWFIAFSSIVGTTGNLGQAAYSAANGFLKAWVSQQRSKFGHNAAVIDIGRVLGVGYVERETQSNSGRLTREQTDRLMNRTGTLAMSETDLHQLFAEAVISADHCSASDAGLSVGARDAELITGIAPISSAQAEDVFWARNPRFGLLVIDSNAAVDSDDQDGKGSERRQVPVKTQLAAASTPQEVTTVLISCIVTKLRASLFLSASDNFSETVALVEQGVDSLVGVDIRTWCIKELEVDVPVLKILGGASVVDLADYILESLPVKDKSK